In the Anaerostipes caccae L1-92 genome, AGACCGTATTCTTTTGAAATAATATGCAGCAAAAACCACGCCTTTATGTATTCTTCCATCGCCTGGGGCACATAGAGCTCTGTGGACCATTCACAGTTATATCCCTCATCCTCTGCAAGGATACACGGTTTATTGACACAGGCAGACAGTTCTTCTCCGTCCATGATCTGTACGGTTTTAAGTTCAAAAAATCTGCTGCCCGCCACGTAAGCTGCCGCGATGTTCTGGGCAAGCTGTGTGTGGGGTCCCGCCGCCGGTCCGATCTGTGTCTCCAGTTTCCGTCCAAAAATTTGTACGGTCTCAGACGGATCAGCCTCGTAAGGCCTGCGGACACCAAAGATTGTTCCCTTCTCTTCCTTTTCTCTCAGCACCCAGTCAAGGAGCTTTCGAAAGGGAATTGACGTCATAATATCACTCATAAATTCATCCTCCTATCGGTTATTGATCGTATCGGCCAGTTTCTCTGCCTCTTCTCTGCATTTTGCCATGGCCTGGGCTTCATCGGCCACCAGGAGCCTGCGGTCTTTCATCAGAACCTTTCCGTTTCCGATGGTAGTCACTACATTTCTTCCGGTCATACCAAACAGGATATGCCCGTTTACATTGCTTTCATTCATCGGTGTCAGCGGATCGTAGTCAGCGATGATGACATCTGCGGCCGCACCTTTTTTAAGAACTCCAAGCGGGGACTTAAAATACCTGCCCGCGATCTTTGCATTGTTTTCAAAAAGCATCTGCGGCACTTCCGCCCATGCGGTATTCGGATCGCACAGAGAATGTTTATGCAGTAAATTTGCCACCTTATAAGATTCTGTCATATCATGGGTATAGCCGTCGGTTCCAAGTCCGGCAAGGATTCCCTTCTGTACCATCCTCATCGTCGGAGGGCAGCCGCAGGCATTTCCCATGTTGGATTCCGGATTGTGGACGACCATCGTGTCCGTATCCCTGATCAGATCCATTTCATGCTCATTTACATAAATACAATGTCCGAGCAGAGTCTTCTCTCCCAGTACTCCGCAGTCCATCAGCCGGTCGATGATCCTTTTTCCGTAGTGCTTCAAACAGTGATGAAGGTCCTCGATGCCCTCTGCCACATGGATATGGTATCCCACTTCCTCCGGCTTGTTGGCCGCCGCCAGTTCCATCGTCTCATCGGAGATGGTAAAGGACGCATGCATTCCCATCATGCCGGCGATCATGTCTGTATCATCCTTCAGAGTATGCTGAATGAACCTTGCATTTTCCATAACCGCTTCCTTTGCTTTGTCCATTCCGTCCCTGTCGGAAACTTCATAACACAGACAGCTTCTAACTCCCAGTTCTTTTGCCGCTTCTTCTATAATAAAGAGACTGTCCGTAATGCTGCCGAAGCTGGCATGGTGGTCGAATACCGTCGTCACACCGTTTTTAATGCTGTCAATGTAGGTAGCCCTGGCGCTCTGTAAGATCTGTTCCTCCGATAGATTCCGGTCTATAGTCCACCACATGCCGTCTAAGATGTCTAAAAAGCCTTTCGGATCGTATCCGTCAATGGAAAGTCCTCTGGCCATGGCGCTGTATATGTGCTCATGGGTATTAATGAAGGCGGGCATAATGACGCCTTTCTTCGCATCAATATACTCCGCCTCTTTATATGCCTTTCTTATGTCCTCTGTTTGGCCGACTTCTATGATCTTATTTTTGTCCATCACAACAGCGCCGTCCTCTAAAAATGGGCAGCTGACATCTCTTGTGATCATTCTTCCGTTCCCGACAATTAACATAACTTGACCTCCTATTCTTTGTGCAGGTACTCTTTCGATAATCTAAATATAGCATCCTAAAATTTAAAAAACAACCGTTCCGCAGCATGTATACAAAATATTTTTGTGATATCTAAAAATTTTTGTATTTTTTTATTGCAATCCTAAAAAAACGTGCTATGATTAACTTATCAGGCAACCAAAACACTCAGAAAAGGAGTGATCAATATGAATCCGGAGCTGGAACTATTAAAGCAAATGGCGCATACGATCGCCATGCAGTTCGGCAGGGACTGCGAAGTCATTATACATGACCTTACAAGTAAGGATATGGAACATACCATCGTACACATCGAAAACGGACACGTCACCAACCGGAAATTAGGAGACGGCCCTTCCGCGGTCGTTTTAGAGACACTTCACAAACATCCGGAAGACATCAAGGACCACTACGCATATCAGATTAAGACATCCGACGGCAAAATATTAAAATCCACAACAACCTTTGTAAAAGGGGATGACGGAAAAGTACACTATATCGTGGCCATCAATTACGACATCAGTGCTCTTTTAATGATCGACGCTTCCCTTCAGTCTCTGATGCATGTGGAGGAACAGAAAAAGGATGAGCCTACCGCTATCGTGGGAAATGTACACGACCTGCTGGACAGTCTGATCGAACAGTCTGTCACTCTGGTTGGAAAACCCGCTGCCCTTATGAACAAGGAAGAGAAAGTAAAGGCCATTCAGTTTTTAAATGATGCCGGAGCCTTTCTGATCACAAAATCCGGTGATAAAGTCGCCAAGTACTTTGGCATCTCAAAGTTTACTTTATACAGCTACATCGACGTCAACAAATAAAGGAGGATTTGATTTATATGGAAACAATCAAATGGGCAGTCAATGAAATGCCTGAAACCGATGACCGGCATTTAAGCATCATGGCGCTGGATGAAATAAAGAAAGCCAGAGCCTTCCATGAAAGTTTTCCCCAGTACAGCAAAACGCCTCTGGCCAGGCTGGACCGAATGGCTGATTATCTGGGACTTGACAGCATTTACGTAAAGGATGAGTCCTACCGGTTTGGGCTGAATGCGTTTAAAGTCCTCGGAGGGTCCTTTTCCATGGCCCGCTACATAGCAAAAGAAACAGGAAAAAAGGTAGAAGACCTTCCTTATAATGTTCTCACTTCCGAAGCGCTGAAAAAAGAATTCGGTCAGGCAACCTTCTTTACCGCAACAGACGGAAACCACGGAAGAGGCGTCGCATGGGCCGCAAACAAACTCGGACAAAAGGCTGTGGTATTTATGCCGAAGGGCTCCACACAGACCCGGCTTCGAAATATATTAGCCGAGAATGCCCAGGCTACCATAGAGGAAGTCAACTACGATGAATGTGTCCGCATGGCTGCCGCCGCCGCAAAAGAGACACCTCACGGCGTAGTCGTACAGGACACAGCATGGGATGGATACGAGGAGATCCCTTCATGGATCATGCAGGGCTACGGAACCATGGCAATGGAAGCCGACGAACAGCTTTCTGAAGACGGCTGCGGACGGCCTACCCATGTGTTCATCCAGGCCGGCGTCGGATCTCTGGCCGGAGCAGTCCAGGGCTACTTTGCCAACCGCTATCCGGAAAACCCGCCGAAAGTGATCGTGGTGGAAGCCGAATCAGCTGCCTGCCTCTACAAAGGTGCCGCAAAAAAAGACGGAAGCATCCAGATCGTGGACGGTGATATGCCGACCATCATGGCCGGGCTTGCCTGCGGGGAACCGAATACCCTCTCCTGGGATATTTTAAAAAACCATGTGGATACTTTCACTGCCTGTCCCGACTGGGTAGCCCGAAAAGGAATGCGGATGCTCTCCGCTCCGCTGAAGGGAGACCCGCAGGTTATCTCCGGGGAATCCGGCGCAGCTCCTTTCGGACTCCTTGCAAGCCTCATGACCATGGAGGAATATAAAGATCTCCGTGAGCATTTAGAACTAGACCGTGACTCAAAAGTTCTCCTCTTCTCAACCGAAGGAGACACAGACCCGGACCGCTACAAACAGATCGTCTGGGAAGGAAAAGATCAATAAGAACCTGAAATCTCAAAGCATTTAGGAGGATATTTAGAATGGATTTTAATAAGATCAAAGAAGCCGCACAAAACTACGAAGCAGATATGACAAAATTCCTGAGGGATATCGTAAAATTCCCAGGGGAAAGCTGCGATGAGGAAGCTCATGTCAACAGGATCGCCGAAGAAATGAAAAAACTTGGATTTGACAAGGTAGAGATCGATCCGATGGGCAATGTCCTCGGATATATGGGAACCGGTGAAACACTCATCGGATATGACGCCCACATAGACACTGTAGGTGTGGGAAATCTTGATAACTGGGAGTTCGATCCCTATGAGGGCTTTGAGTCCGAGACAGAGATCGGCGGACGAGGTACTTCCGATCAGCTGGGCGGCATCGTCTCCGCTGTTTACGGCGCAAAGATCATGAAAGATTTAGGCATGCTCAGCGACAAGTATACTGTCCTTGTAACCGGAACCGTCCAGGAAGAAGACTGCGACGGCCTCTGCTGGCAGTACATCGTCAACGAAGATAAGGTTCGTCCGGAATTCGTCGTCTCCACAGAGCCCACCGACGGCGGCATTTACCGCGGCCAGAGAGGGCGTATGGAGATCCGCATCGATGTGGACGGAGTCTCCTGTCACGGTTCTGCCCCGGAACGCGGCGACAACGCAATCTACAAAATGGCAGATATTCTTCAGGATGTGCGTGCCCTCAATGAAAATGACGCTGAGGACGGAACCGAGATCAAAGGTCTCGTAAAAATGCTGGATGAGAAGTTCAATGATCAGTGGAAAGAAGCACGCTTCTTAGGACGCGGCACCGTGACCACCTCAGAGATCTTCTTCTCCTCTCCGAGCCGTTGTGCCGTTGCAGACTCCTGTTCCGTATCTCTGGACCGCCGCATGACAGCCGGCGAGACATGGGAGAGCTGTCTGGATGAGATCCGCGCTCTGCCGAATGTGAAAAAGTACGGCGCCAAAGTTTCAATGTATGAGTATGCAAGGCCGTCATGGAAGGGACTTACCTATCCTACTGAGTGCTACTTCCCTACCTGGGTGATCCCGGAAGACCACGACGTGACCAATGCGATGGCAGAAGCTTACGAAGGATTATACGGAGAACCGCGCATCGACAAATGGACCTTCTCCACCAACGGTGTCTCCATCATGGGACGGTTCGGAATCCCTTGTATCGGTTTCGGTCCGGGACACGAGGATCAGGCTCACGCGCCGAACGAAAAAACCTGGAAGGCAGAGCTTGTGACCTGCGCCGCTGTATACGCAGCACTTCCGTCCATTTACTGTGAAAAGAAATAAACCATTTTACTGTCATTGATCAGATTTGATTTTTTAGGAGGAATCTACTATGAAAATGAATACATTACAGGACTATATCGACCGCTTAAACCAGCTGAATTTTAAAGAAATGTACCAGAATGACTTTTTCCTGACCTGGGAAAAAACTGACGACGAACTGGAGGCTGTATGGCTGGTAGCCGATGCCCTCCGCTTCATGCGTGAGAACAACATTTCCACCAAGGTATTTGAAAGCGGTCTCGGAATCTCTCTGTTCCGCGACAATTCTACCAGAACACGTTTCTCCTTTGCCTCTGCCTGCAACTTACTCGGACTTGAAGTTCAGGATCTGGATGAAGGAAAATCCCAGATCGCTCACGGTGAAACTGTGCGGGAGACAGCCAACATGATCTCCTTCATGGCAGACGTGATCGGAATCCGGGACGATATGTACATCGGAAAAGGAAATGCTTATATGCACGAAGTGGCTGATTCCGTAGAACAGGGAAATAAAGACGGAATCCTGGAACAGCGCCCTACTCTCGTGAATCTCCAGTGCGATATTGACCACCCGACCCAGTGTATGGCAGATATGCTCCATATCATCCACGAGTTCGGCGGTGTGGAAAACTTAAAAGGAAAGAAATTAGCCATGTCCTGGGCCTACTCTCCTTCTTACGGAAAGCCCCTCTCCGTTCCTCAGGGTGTCATCGGCCTGATGACCAGAATGGGCATGGATGTAGTGCTTGCGCATCCGGAAGGATACGATGTAATGCCGGAAGTTGA is a window encoding:
- the ssnA gene encoding putative aminohydrolase SsnA, with translation MLIVGNGRMITRDVSCPFLEDGAVVMDKNKIIEVGQTEDIRKAYKEAEYIDAKKGVIMPAFINTHEHIYSAMARGLSIDGYDPKGFLDILDGMWWTIDRNLSEEQILQSARATYIDSIKNGVTTVFDHHASFGSITDSLFIIEEAAKELGVRSCLCYEVSDRDGMDKAKEAVMENARFIQHTLKDDTDMIAGMMGMHASFTISDETMELAAANKPEEVGYHIHVAEGIEDLHHCLKHYGKRIIDRLMDCGVLGEKTLLGHCIYVNEHEMDLIRDTDTMVVHNPESNMGNACGCPPTMRMVQKGILAGLGTDGYTHDMTESYKVANLLHKHSLCDPNTAWAEVPQMLFENNAKIAGRYFKSPLGVLKKGAAADVIIADYDPLTPMNESNVNGHILFGMTGRNVVTTIGNGKVLMKDRRLLVADEAQAMAKCREEAEKLADTINNR
- a CDS encoding helix-turn-helix transcriptional regulator; the protein is MNPELELLKQMAHTIAMQFGRDCEVIIHDLTSKDMEHTIVHIENGHVTNRKLGDGPSAVVLETLHKHPEDIKDHYAYQIKTSDGKILKSTTTFVKGDDGKVHYIVAINYDISALLMIDASLQSLMHVEEQKKDEPTAIVGNVHDLLDSLIEQSVTLVGKPAALMNKEEKVKAIQFLNDAGAFLITKSGDKVAKYFGISKFTLYSYIDVNK
- the dpaL gene encoding diaminopropionate ammonia-lyase, whose amino-acid sequence is METIKWAVNEMPETDDRHLSIMALDEIKKARAFHESFPQYSKTPLARLDRMADYLGLDSIYVKDESYRFGLNAFKVLGGSFSMARYIAKETGKKVEDLPYNVLTSEALKKEFGQATFFTATDGNHGRGVAWAANKLGQKAVVFMPKGSTQTRLRNILAENAQATIEEVNYDECVRMAAAAAKETPHGVVVQDTAWDGYEEIPSWIMQGYGTMAMEADEQLSEDGCGRPTHVFIQAGVGSLAGAVQGYFANRYPENPPKVIVVEAESAACLYKGAAKKDGSIQIVDGDMPTIMAGLACGEPNTLSWDILKNHVDTFTACPDWVARKGMRMLSAPLKGDPQVISGESGAAPFGLLASLMTMEEYKDLREHLELDRDSKVLLFSTEGDTDPDRYKQIVWEGKDQ
- a CDS encoding YgeY family selenium metabolism-linked hydrolase encodes the protein MDFNKIKEAAQNYEADMTKFLRDIVKFPGESCDEEAHVNRIAEEMKKLGFDKVEIDPMGNVLGYMGTGETLIGYDAHIDTVGVGNLDNWEFDPYEGFESETEIGGRGTSDQLGGIVSAVYGAKIMKDLGMLSDKYTVLVTGTVQEEDCDGLCWQYIVNEDKVRPEFVVSTEPTDGGIYRGQRGRMEIRIDVDGVSCHGSAPERGDNAIYKMADILQDVRALNENDAEDGTEIKGLVKMLDEKFNDQWKEARFLGRGTVTTSEIFFSSPSRCAVADSCSVSLDRRMTAGETWESCLDEIRALPNVKKYGAKVSMYEYARPSWKGLTYPTECYFPTWVIPEDHDVTNAMAEAYEGLYGEPRIDKWTFSTNGVSIMGRFGIPCIGFGPGHEDQAHAPNEKTWKAELVTCAAVYAALPSIYCEKK
- the ygeW gene encoding knotted carbamoyltransferase YgeW translates to MNTLQDYIDRLNQLNFKEMYQNDFFLTWEKTDDELEAVWLVADALRFMRENNISTKVFESGLGISLFRDNSTRTRFSFASACNLLGLEVQDLDEGKSQIAHGETVRETANMISFMADVIGIRDDMYIGKGNAYMHEVADSVEQGNKDGILEQRPTLVNLQCDIDHPTQCMADMLHIIHEFGGVENLKGKKLAMSWAYSPSYGKPLSVPQGVIGLMTRMGMDVVLAHPEGYDVMPEVEEVARKNAEKSGGTFTKTNSMEEAFKDADIVYPKSWAPFAAMEERTELYGNGDFDGIDRLEKELLAQNAKHKDWACTEELMKTTKDGKALYLHCLPADITGLSCEEGEVDESVFDRYRNPLYKEASYKPYVIAAMIFLSKFEDPQAILKKLEENKKPRIFK